tatatatgatatgaGAGAGAtgttaaggtttatttttttcttatgaatatCCAATTgacccaacaccatttgttgaaaagactatataAATGTGGGTATATTTCTAGACTCTTATATCCTGTTGACTATTTTTTCTATCCTTGAGATAATAGCATACTATCTTAATTTCTCAAGTTTTATAATAAGTCTTCATGGTGGATAGTGAAAATCttttagctttgttcttcttcaagattgccttggctggggccagccctgtggcccagtggttaagtttgggcactccacttcagtggcccatggttcaccagttcagatcctggatgcagacctagcactgctcatcaggctgtgctgtggtggcatcccacatagaagaattagaatgacctgcaactagcatatacgactatgtactgggactttggggtgaaaaacaaagaggaagattggcaatagatgttttctcagggccaatcttcctcaccaagattgccttggctattgtaggtcctttatatttccatataaattttagaatgtttttatagaaaatcaatttctgtaaaaataaccTGGtaggatttttattggaattctaTTGAGTCTATAGGCTAACTTAAGAAGAAttgaggggcctgccctgtggccgagtggttaagttcacgcactctgctgtggctgcccagggtttcacctgttgggatcctgggcatggacatggcactgcttgtcagggcacgttgaggtggagtcccacatgccacaactagaaggacctgtgactaggatatacaactatgtacggggaggatttggggagataaagcaggaaaaaaaaagattggcaaatgttgttagctcaggtgccaatctagaaaaaaaaaacagctaatcatttaaaaaacaaaaaaagaattgacatcttaacaatattagcTTCCAATAAAAAACGTGGTAtactccttcatttatttagctctttaaatatttctcagaaatatttagTCCATTAAGTGTATAGGTCTTAAACATTTCTTGTTGAGTTTACTTCTAGACATTAGACTTTGTTGTGCTGCTGTAGATagtattgttttcaaaatttcattttctatttgtttgtacTAAGatgtagaaatagaaatgatttttgtgtattgacctTATATTCAGCAACCATGCCAAACCGacttatatatttaaatagttttttacattttcctctgGGTTTCCTACACACACAATTATATCATCTGTtaatagtgagagttttacttattcatttccaatatttattcctttcattatttttcttgctttgttaaACCAGTCATGATGTCCAGTACAATGTTGACTAAAAGAGGTGATTATgagtccttgtcttgttcctgaactCAGAGGGaaagttttctatattttgtcaCTGAACattttagctgtaggtttttggtagaaatatttatcatattaagaaaactcccttcttttcttagttggctgaaagtttttttaaaaatcatgaatgtGTGTTGAATTTTAACAACTCTCTTCTGCACCTATTAagacagtttatttttctcttttgttctgtttGGTGAATTacactctattttttaaatgttaataaactGAATACCTAGAATAAATCTCAATTGTTCAGATAAATCTCATATTATTCTTTTCGTATAGTGCTaggttcaatttgctaatattcaatttgcatttatgttcatgagagacattggcctataattttcctttcttatgaaGTTCTTGTTGGGTTTTGCTATCAGGGTTTTACTGGCCTCAAAAATGAGTTTCTGTTCTATGAAAGAGTTCAGTACTAATCCTTCAATGCTTGGAAAATTCACTAGTGAAGTCATCTGAGCCTGAGGTTTTGTAGGAAGATTTGTATGGATTCAATTTGTTTAATACATATAGgactctagaatttctatttcttcttgtgttggGATTGGTATCtgcattttggaaaaaagttttaGCTATTTAGtcagaattttcaaatttattggcataaagttgttcataatacttTCTTACTatcttttttaatgtctgtaggatctcTAGTGATGTCTTTTTTTCATGTCTGATATTGTCCTTTTACTTTaactctttttcttattgattttgcTAGAGATAcataaagttttacattttttatttgaagaacTTACTTTTGGATTTGCTGATTTTCTACACtatatatttgctttctattcCATGGTTGTCTActtttgcctttatttccttccttttttactttctttgggttattattatcatcttcataattataattactattcccttttttattttcttgagaaagCTTGGATTACTGACTTACAAACTTTCTTCTTTGctaatatatgaatttaaaactgtaaatttccctttaagcactaCTGTAGTTGTACACTACATTTTGatattcattatcacttagttctaaatatttaccaaattctATTGTGATTTGTTCTTTGACTCATGAGTTTTTAGAAATATGTTGCTTATGTTCCAAACATTTGTGGATTTTCTGGTTATTTTCCTGTTATTGagttctagtttaattccactgtgatTGGAGGACATAATCTGTATGAGTTCAATACTTTGAACTTTGTTGAGGTGTCCTTTAATGCACAACACGTGATCTATTTTAGtaaatgctccatgtgcacttgaaattaatgtatattctgctgttgttgtgactagtgttctatatatgttaaTTAGATCAAATTAGTTAATCATGTTCTGGAGTTTACTTTGTGAGAAGGTTTTTCAGTATAGATTGAATTTACTTAATAGtagaaattttctatttcatctaaattttaaaatttattgacagAAAACAGTTCataacttaattttattaatgtctgtaggatctgtaatgatatcttttttaaatttttggtatttCTTATTTGTACCTTTTCACATTTCATTTGATCAGCCTATCCATTTACCATATTtgatctttttataaaataaaaaatggtttgTTGATCCTCTCTATTGTgtaattgtttttccatttcttctttctctgagtcctttctctttttatgagcttaatttgttgttctttttgtgGATTCTTGAGATTGATGCTTAGATAATTGATTTTCAGCCTTGTTATTTTGTAACATATGTAATTATGAGAGTAATTGCCCCTCTAATCAtggctttagctgcatcccatgtgTATTGATATATAGAATGTTCATTGctaattagtttaaaatattttctaatttccattgtgatttcttattttacCCTTGGGTTCACTCAAACAAATAGAGATTTTTTAGGAAAGGTATCTTTCCTTATATTGATTTGTAGCCCAGCATATgttgaaattttataaatgttcatgtatttttgaaaagaatgtgaattttGACATTACTGGTGCAGTATCCTAAACAGGTTATTTAGGTCATTTGTTTAtcaattgtgtttttcaaatcttctatattcttattgattttttttgcctgcttttttttttatctgttacTAGGGGTATGTATTAAAAGTTCCTACTGTGaccatggatttttaaaatatttctccttttacttctgtaaattttttatttatatttttaaggctgaagCAAATTTTGAATTGTCCAGacaaatttattatatatcttCCTAGTGAATTGGACCTTGTATTTTTATGAAGTATCTCTCTTTATATTTAGTAATGCATTTTACCTTAAAGTTCTAACTAGACTTTAAGTGTCAGAATGTCAGAGTAGACTGGTactaatattaatatagctacgCCAGCTTTCTCATGGTTAGTATttttatggaatatattttccattaaaaaaacgTTTAAATGGTGTTTGTAGGTAGTATACAGttaggttatttttaaaatcttgcctGATAAACTTTGCCTTTTATTTGAGTACTAAGtctgtttatatttaatgtaattgtgTGTTTTAACTCTATCATATTACTATTTACTCTCTCTGGTCCCACCTattctatgtttctttttatgtcctttatttccttttttttggattGAGTATATTCATTCCTTCTTCACACTATGTATTAGCTTTTCcattatgtattattttagtgTTCATTTAGCAATTAATCTAGGGATCAGAGCAtactgttttgggttttttttaaagattttattttttcctttttctccctaaagccccccagtacatagttgtatattcttcgttgtgggtccttccagttgtagcatgtgggaagctgccccagcgtggttcgatgagcagtgccatgtctgcgcccaggatttgaaccaacgaaacactgggctgcctgcacagacctaaccactcggccacggggccagcccctcagagcaTACGTTCTTGGCTTATCAAAAGCTTATATAAGGATAGTACTTTTTGTCAATTTCTGGACAAGGCACTTTAACTTCTTTTGTCCCGTTCCTGAATTAAATGCTaatattgtttgtattttaattctGTCACATTTTAACTCtgaaaaacattattattatgtCTTTACACAGTGAACATTCATTTAGATTTAACTAcatatttactgtttcttttgctcttcattttttcttatcttaGGGTTTCCATCTTGGAtcgttttccttctgtctgaagagTATCCTTTGATATTTCCTTTAGTGCAAGTCTATCTGTGACAAATTCTTTCAGCcttgattttcttaaaatgcctttatttcatcttcatttttgaagtttttttttttttttttttttggtgaggaagattggctctgagctgacatctgtgccaatcttcctctattttgtatgtgggatgcctccacagcatcacttgatgagcagtgtgtaggtctgcaccagagatctgaaccagtgaaccctgggccactgaagcagagtgtgcaaacttaatcactatgccagcAGGGCAGCCCCTGAAGTATCTTTTTACTAGTATAAAGCTTCAGCTgggaagttattttctttcagcattttgaagatatcatttcattgtcttctggttttTAGCATCTATATTGGAATGTCAGctgttaattgtttcctttgtgaAGGGAATTTTTCGCCCTTTGgttattttaggatttttctccttgtcttttggTCTCCATAATTTTTTTGATGTGCCTAaggttttctgttctgttttgttttgttttaatcttgcTTGGGGTGTGTAGTACCTTTTACAAATCTGTCTTCTTGATTATTGTCAGCTTTGGAAAATTCCCATCCATCATCTCTTCTGCACCATCTCTGTCTCCTGTCCTGGGTCTCCAACTACATTTTAGTTAGACTTTTTTTTCACCATATCTCAGATatctctttcactctttcttaTGCATTTCCATCCCTTTGTCTTTCTGTACTCCaatctggatattttattctgcCTTATCTTCTAGTTTTCTAATTCCCTTTTCAGTGGCATCTAAATGGCTTTTATACCTCTCAATTGagtttgttttctgttattttgtatttcatttctacaattttcatttggttcttttaaagAATCCAGTTTATCAGATAACTgttgctgcataataaaccacCCCAGAACttagtagtttaaaacaacaagCAACTATCTAGTCGATGAATCTGCTGGTTGGCAATTTgaactgggctcagctgggccaTCTTTTGGTTTCAGCCTGTATCACTCGTGCATGTATGGTCAGCCTCCAGGTTGGCTGGGGATGGCTGATCTAGGTTGGCCTCAGCTGCGTTGATTCACCTTTGCTCCATGTGATCTTTCAGTCTCCAGGAGGCTGTCTCAGGCTTGTTTACATGTCAGATAGATACGATTCCAAGAGAACAAGTATAAGTGTGCAATGCCTCTTCAGACCTAGGCTTAGAACTGGCACAACATCATTTTTGCTGCATTCTATTCAGAAGACCAGCCCAGTTACAAGAGATGGGGAAGTGAACCCTATCTATTTGTGATAGGAGgaactgcaaagtcacattgcaaggGTCATGGCCGTTTTTGCCTTCTATCACTCTAGTGCTCTGCTGAAATTCTCcaacttatattttatttccttgaacatACTAAACATAATTACTTTCAAGTTTATGCCTGATAACTCTGTTATCTAGATGCCCCTTGAGTCTATTTCTATTGCCtggtttttcttttggttttcagacatgtttcctcttcttatgcatattcattttttatttcattttggacaTTATgtatgaaaaattttagaaataatttaatgctctggttgatgttttattttcctccaggAATAATTTATACTTGCCTCTAGTAGGCTGCCAGCTTAGAAATACTAGAAATTCTAGATCACTTTAATCCAATTCAGGGTTGAGATGATTCAAAACTAGGCTTCAGTGCCTGTGAGAGCCggtctatttcttcttcagtcttaTTCTTAGTGTGTAGTGTTTTTATGGTACCAGGCTTAAATCTGATGGATTTTAGGTATAGCCACTTCTTAAGAGGAGCTCTCTGAACTCCATGCTCTCTTAGTTCCTTGAGTTTATTGTAAGCTCTGCTGGGCTTCTCagcttttctcctgctttttatGGAATTAGAAAATTCCCTCCAGGGAATATCAGTCAAAAATGCTGGTCTCACCTCTCTAAGTTTCCTTCTTCCAGATCTTGGCCCcataatatttcactgttttaTTAGCTCACTGAtgtgtttacaacatggttttatattttgcccattttttttttctagttattttcagTGGAGGGTTGGTTAGCATGTCTTAATCCGGTCTTCCATTATCAGAATTAGAATTTCTTAGATGATTATTTATCTCAACCATTAAGTGTATGCTGCAGAATAAAGGTATATTCTGTTCCCAGATCATAAATTATCTGGAGTCTTATACACAAAGAGGTCCTGACTCTTTAGGGCCCCAGTTATAGTGGGGTCTCAGTAAAGACTGAGTAATTGATGATGACAGTGTATGTCCTTTTTGTAGGTTTAGTAATTACTTTTCTATTCATCTTTATTCTCAGGATCTTTGGGCAATGCTAGGGAGGTTGGCCTGTTCTCAAATATGCTGCTAGGACTACGGGAGACAAAGACACAGAGATGCACAGCACAGTCTCTGCTTTTGGTTTGGTAACAGGCAGAGCCAGTACAAGTAATAGGAATAAGAATAGGAACATCATATGTTTTACGCTTAGTAGATCAAGATCAAAGAAACATTCTATCAACTTAGTAGTAATTACAAGTCCTCCAATTATTTACTCAGTCTCTTGAGGTAATGCCAGGGTGAAGATGTGGTTAGGAATGAGTGCATTTATAATGCGTATGGACATCTAAAAATCCCTCTCTCTCCATTGTTCTCTTCTCAATGTCCTCCATTTTAACAGATCTGTTTGTATAACTATCTCCATCTATATTCTCCTTCCAAATCCTCCCTGACCCTCCGCATCCCACCCAGACAGACTTTTTTGTTTCCTGCATCTACTGGGCCATGCCGCATAGCTTCTCTGCCACAAATGACCACAGAAACTGccacttttctttatttatgcACTGGGTCGTTCTAAGGTGGGCAATGACGAGTAGCTCTATGTCCCACTCCTGTGTTCATTAGCTCCCATCTTGATCCCTAGAGAGGGAAGTACTGAGATATGTCTGGGCAGTgtagttttagttttctctttttagttgttttctatGGAGCAATCCTGTGGAGActttcctaaagattttatttttcctttttctccccaaaccccctggtacatagttgcatatttttagttgtgggtccttctagatgtggcatgtgggatgccacctcagcatggcttgatgagcggtgccgtgtctgtgcccaggatccgaactggcgaaaccccgagACGCTGAACAgagtgcacgagcttaaccactctgccatggggccagcccactgtGGAGACTTTCTAGTGACAAAAAACATGGCAAACATTAATGAGTAATGACCACAGTAGGATGTGCCAAGTGCTACAAGAGAGGATTATGAATCTAGCTCTATGGGAGGATAGAGGAGGGAGCCATGAATTCAGCTCAGAGGGCTAGTGTTACTGGGTCTGGCCATTCGGAATTTCCAGCAGTTGCTGCTGGCCACTAGTGGTTGCCTCAGTGCTGCACGGGGGAGTCACATCAGATATGGTGTTTATAACATTGTGGTTAAGCATTTATCTTGTAAAACCAAGTTGACTGGATTTCAAGCTCATCTTTCTTACTGTGTGACTTGGGCTAGTTACTTTTAAGTTCTTTCTAACTCAGTTTGCTCTcctgtacaatggggataaaCCTCTTGCAGGGTCATTGTGAAGTGAAATAGTTAAGACACGTAAAGTGTTTAAAGCTCGCCTGTCCCATAGCAAGTACTCAGgagattttagttatttttactgGTCTGTCAGATCCCTCAGAGTAGAGACCCAGAGCTTGATGAGAAGGGGAGGCAGACAAGGGAAGTCCACTTTCAGGTTCTCTTAGGCTCTGGGCTCCTCATACACACCCCTATCCTATGGGCTTAAGGGAAGTCACATTCAACTGCCCACAGCGTTCAGGTCTAACCCTTCCTGCCACCTCCAACCTGGGTTCTTTTTCCTAGAATTCCTAGATTCTGCTGTCCATGTGGTTGGACTCTCAGGAAACTCACTCCAGTTACTGCCCCTGAGAATGCAGACAGAGGCAAATTCTGTTGAATGGAAGGTGCAGCTGCCGTCAAAGCCAGGATTTTATCGGATACTGTCTTGGAAAAATGGTTCTACGAAAATCTACTATGAAAATTGGATTTTGAAAGATTTCAAGAATAGATTCACTTTTACGATTGAGAACTTGACTCTTCTCATCAAGGCAGCTCAGCAGCAGAACAGCGGCCTCTACATCCTGGAGGTCACCGATAGCTCTGGGAAAGTTTGGATAAAGCAGTTTCAAGTTTCTGTATTTGGTGAGTCCCCAGGACAGCTCGCCCTGCCCCTCTGACTCCTGCAGGGCTTGCATTTCCTGCACCTTTCTGATCAGAATCTCTGCTTCCAGATCACGTTGAGAAGCCCCGCCTGCAGCATAAGGTGAAGGCTGTAGACAGAGGGATGTGCCAGGCAGTTCTGAACTGCTCGGTCTCCGGGGGTGGCAACGTGACCTATGCTTGGTATAGAGGGAGTGAGCTGATCTGCTCGTCGACGAACCTCACCTACCTGGAGCAGCAGATTGATGTCAATGGCTCGCACACATTTACCTGCAATGTCAGCAATCCTGTCAGCTGGGCATCCGacaccctcaccctcaccctcacTCAGGACTGTCAGAGTGCCTATCAGAGTAAGTGGAGCACTTTGGGCTATAACAGGGGCTGAAGGTGTTGGACCCCACAGCCAGGCTTAGGTGCAAGACAGGCTTGGGTATGAGATCTCCTGGCTCCTCCCCCAGTGCCTCGCAGCCCTTCCCCAGGGGGTCCTGGCTTCTAGCACACAGTCCCTTTACAGCCAGGCCTCTCTTAGTCTGGGAAGAATTTTATCCCCATCAAGAATCTCCTAGGAGATGCGAGTTTTTCCTTCACCTTGGGAATGCTGAGTTCAGTGAGTCACAGCCCTGCCATGGCTGCTGatcattatttccttcccttcagAGACGGATGGAGATCTGCTTCCTCTTCCCAAGAGAAAACGTCCCCAAACTACATAGTTGCCCAAGAGGTGACCACGCTGTACAGCAGTACCCTGGGTCACGCATCAGGGTGATCACAGGGGTGCCTAGAAGAGTTCTTGGTTTGCTGCTTACGCCCATCCTGAGGGTTACCCTGAGTTAAGTCTGCACCACTTTGTATTAGATAAACGAAGTCTCAGTGTGTCATCAGCATGGGCATTACAGGGAAAAGACAACTTGGCAGTTCTTGTCCTGAAGGAACTTATAGCCAAGTAGGGTCAAAAAACTGAGTGCTCATGggcaaaaaggaaatgaacaagCCGAAGCAATGTATAGTGACAAGGACACTAGCTTTTGGATCATGTCAGCCCATGGCTTCATCATTCACTAGTTGGGTGATCTCAGGCCCATtcattcacctctctgagcctcaatttttctcttgggtaaaatgGGGATGCTAATAATAAGTCCTTCAGACGATTGctgttaagattaaatgagataatgtttgtaaagAGCCTAGTCAGCTGGCACCTGGAGCACtttattcctttcccttctcccctcgTCATATATCAGGCTATATGTGCGACATGGACATTCAATGTAGAAGTTCAGATGAGGAGGAGCAGCGAAGGCAGGGTTAGCAGGAAGGTGAAATGGAAGGCTTGCCGGGCACATACGAGGCgtacaataaatgtttgttgagttaaACCAAAAGAATGGATTGATGTGGCATTTGCTGTGCCAGACGCTTTACATATATTAGATCATGTCATTAACCCCCATGTAAAtaacattatttccttttttttttaagattgtcacctcagctaacatctgttgccaatcttcttcttcttttttcttctttttctccacaaagcccccccagtatatagttgtatattctagttgtaggcccttgtggttgtgctatgtgggatgccacctcaatgtggcttgatgagcactgctaggtctgtgcccagggtccaaaccagcgaaaccctgggccgccaaagtgcagcgtgcaaacttaatcatttggccatggggcaacccccattatttcctttttataagtgagaaaaacaggctcagagaggctaaggaaGTTGCGCAAGGGCACAAAGCTTATAGAATTAGAGTTTGAGGTAGGCCTGTCAGATATAAATAGCCATGCTCTTAGCATCCCTCCTTAATTGGGAGAGGCCACCCAATTAAGCAGAGGGACAATCTTGATGGCAAATTCACAGGTGAATTAAGGTGGGGAGACCAGCCACGCCAGAGAGGAGTATGGGTTTTGAGATAGCCCCTGCAGCAGacaggtggggggcgggggaagagCCAGCTCAGTGAGCACTCAGGCCTCGTGCCTTCCTATCCCTCAGAATCCATCCCTCTGCTCTATTTGGTGATCACCATGATTCTGCTACTCGCTCTGTTCCTCGGCACCCTCAGCTGCTTCTGtgtgtggaggaggaagaggaaacagtcACGTAAGTGGAGGGTCCTTAGGAGGTGCTGTCGGCCGACTTGACCTCCCCAGCAGCCTGTGCCTGGGAGCACAGCACGTGCTTTTCCTCAGGGAGCATTGGATAGCTGTGTAcatggttgggggaggggaagcagaggcTACCGGGCCCTTTCTCCAGTTCCTGCCTTCTGGGGTGGCAGCCCAATATTTACAGTCTGATCCCCGCTGTGCAGATTTATTGCAAGTGGCTGGTTTGGTGGGGATCTGCCTGACCTGATAGAGTAGTGATGACAGGGGTGGCTGCTAGCCTGAGCTCTTTGTGTATCCTGGAAAGAGCGCTAACTTGCCTCCTTTCCAGAACCTTTCTCGAGGTCTTGGCCATCTAGGATGGAGGTGGGACTCCCAGAATCAGAAGCCTGGACAGGATGCCCTCTGGAGGTCTCTGAAACTCTGctctttgcttccttcctctcacAGAGGCCAGCCCAGCGGAATTCTTGACAATTTATGAAGATGTCAACAACCTGCAAATCAAGAGAAATCAGGTACAGGAACCCAGGGGTTGTGCTTTCTCTCAACTGGTCTGGATGACGCTCTTGGGAGAATGGCCGTTTGGAGCAGGGGGACAAAGAGAACTGGACATTTGTCCTCTCAAAGTGATCCTCTGCCCTCTCCATCTATCTTTTCTCCATCAGCCTCCTAGCTCTGGCCTTGGAGGAAAAGAGGACAACAAGGGAGCAGAGAAGATGAAAGGAGGCAGAAGGGGCATCTTGGTGCAGATTCGCACCTGCTGAGAAGGGATGGAGCACAAGAGAAATCCATAGCAGAGGGCAGAACGCTGCTTCTGCTTCCCTGCATGGAGCCCTGGTGTCCTCATTTCTTCCCAGTCTCACCgctgggctgggccccaggaaGAGTCCAACCTTCTGATGTATTGTGTCTGACCACAAATTCTCCCATCCCTGCAAGTCCCAGTTTATTTTTGTGGGTCCCTTGATGGTTGCCCAGGCTGGGGTGGATGCCGGCCTGATGAGCCAAAGTATAAGTTTTGTAGCCGGTTCGGTGGCCTGCATTCAcaacattttggggaaaaaaggccTGAGTCTGGCTGAGGTGCTGGAGAGAGTAACCAGCCTAGCACAAAGATGATGGATGATTCATAGCGGGTTCCTCTGGgaatcactccagtctctgtggGCAGTGGCCAGCTCTGCCTGTCACCCAAGGgtgcagaagaggaggaaactgcaGATGGGCTACAGGGTGCACCACGCTGCTCTGCCCCTGAGCAGGACCGGATGTGGTGACAGGGCTGGGGAAAGGCAGTGAGCAACTGAATTGCCCCGTG
This is a stretch of genomic DNA from Equus przewalskii isolate Varuska unplaced genomic scaffold, EquPr2 ChrUn-6, whole genome shotgun sequence. It encodes these proteins:
- the CD244 gene encoding natural killer cell receptor 2B4, encoding MLGQALALILLLLPKRYQGQEFLDSAVHVVGLSGNSLQLLPLRMQTEANSVEWKVQLPSKPGFYRILSWKNGSTKIYYENWILKDFKNRFTFTIENLTLLIKAAQQQNSGLYILEVTDSSGKVWIKQFQVSVFDHVEKPRLQHKVKAVDRGMCQAVLNCSVSGGGNVTYAWYRGSELICSSTNLTYLEQQIDVNGSHTFTCNVSNPVSWASDTLTLTLTQDCQSAYQKSIPLLYLVITMILLLALFLGTLSCFCVWRRKRKQSQASPAEFLTIYEDVNNLQIKRNQEQQQNSSREGNTIYSMIQSRSQPSASTSQETANTLYSLVQPSRKSGSKKNHNPPLSCTIYEEVGKSQRKAQNPARLSRKELENFCAYS